The region CGCTTTCCCCCGATCCCTTTTTGTCGCTCGAGGCGCTCGACGACCCTGACGCGCTTGCGTGGGTCGAAGCGCAGAATGCCCGCACGCGCGCGGCATGGTGCGGCAGCGCGGCGTTCGACACGCTCAAGCAAAAGCTCGCGGATGCCTATCTGCCGCGCGAGCGCCCGGTCATCCCCGATCGCTGGATGGATTGGGCCTACGATCTATGGCAGGACGAGCGCAATCCGAAAGGTATCTGGCGGCGCACGCCGTGGGCCGCCTGGCGTAGCGGCGTACCCGTCTGGCAGAACCTGCTCGACTTCGACGCGCTCGGCGCCGCGGAAGGCATGCCATGGGTTTGCGTCGAACTCGATATTCTTTATCCGGACGGCGATCGTGCGCTGATCACGCTGTCGCCGGGCGGCTCGGATGCGCTGGTGGTGCGCGAGTTCGACATCGATGCCCAGCGGTTTGTCGACGATGGTTTCGTCATCGGGAAGGCCGGCAAGCATACGGCTTCATGGATCGATCGCAATACGCTTTACGTCGGTTGGGACAATGGCCGCAAGACGCTGACGCGCTCCGGCTATCCGCGCGACGTGCGGCGCTGGACGCGGGGCAGTGCGCTGGCTGCGGCGCCGGTCGTGTTCAAAGGCACGTTCGACGATATCGGCGTCGAAGCGCACTACGATCCGGTCGAGCAGCGCCACACGGTGGTGAGCAGCGTCGATTTCTTCGATTCGCATACGTATTACCTCGCCGCCGCCGATGCTGTCGATGTCTGGCGGCAGTACGACGTGCCGTCGCACGTGGCGGTCGGCGGCTGGCAGGGCTGGTTGCTGCTGGAGCCCCGGTTCGATTGGGATTGCAATGGCGTGCGCTTTTCCGGCGGCGCGTTGCTGGCGATCCGCGAAGCCGCCTTTTTGCGCGGCGAGCGCGAGATGGTGCCGCTCTTCACGCCGACGCCGCAAACGTCCGCCTGCGAGTGGACCCATACGCGTCGCCATCTGATCGTTTCATACCTTGAGGACGTGCAGAGCAGGACCGTCTTGTGGGCCCCGTCACAATCCGCCGATGAAACGTGGCAATGGACTCAGCGCCTCTTTCCGTCGCGCGGCGACGAGCAAGCCGACGTCTCGCCGGTCGAACCGACGTTGAACGACGAAGTGTTCGTCGATACCGACGATTACCTGCAACCGCCCGCGTACTGGCTCGCCGATCTCGCCCGTGACGATCTGACCGACTGGGAATTGCTCGACCGCTGGCCGACTCAGTTCGACGCGGCGCCGTTCGCCGTGACGCGCGGCCATGCGGTGTCCGCCGACGGCACGCGGGTGCCGTACACCGTGATCGCGCCACGTGCGGCGCAACCCCATATGCAACAGCACACGCGGCCTTGCCTGCTCAACGGCTACGGTGGCTTCGCGATTCCGCTGACACCGAACTATCTGGCCGGGCCGGGCATCGGCTGGCTGGAGCGGGGCGGCGTGTATGTGGTCGCGCATATTCGCGGCGGTGGCGAGTTCGGCACGCAGTGGCACACGGCGGCGCAAGGCGAGCATCGTCAACGCGCGTTCGACGACTTCATCGCAGTCGCCGAGGCGCTGATCGACAGCGGCGTGACGAGCGCCGCGCAACTCGGCATTCAGGGCGGCAGCAACGGCGGCTTGCTGGTGGCGGCGTGTATGGTGCAGCGGCCCGAGTTGTTCGGCGCGGTGGTCTGCGAAGTGCCGCTGCTCGATATGAGCCGCTATCACCTGCTGCACGCGGGCGCGTCTTGGATCGACGAATACGGCGATCCGGACGAGCCCGACGAAGCGCGCGTGCTGGCCGCCTATTCGCCCTATCATCGCGTCGCTTCCGATGTGGCGTATCCGCCGGTGCTGTTCACGACATCGACTGCCGACGACCGCGTGCATCCGGGCCATGCGCGCAAGATGGCCGCGCGGATGCAGGCGCTCGGCGCCGACAAGGTTTGGTATCGGGAGAACACGGAAGGCGGGCACGGCGGCTCCGATGAACTGGAGCAGGCCGGGCATGATGCGATGGTGTTCGAATTCTTGTGGCGCTGTTTGAGCGGCCCGGCCGCCTGATAAGGCTCAGCCCTTGTGTCCGGCCGGGTATGGGCAGACTCGGCTGGATCAGTCGATCTGCGCCACGACCGGCGCATGGTCCGACGGCTGCTCCCACTTGCGCGGCGTCTTGTCGACTTCGCAAAGCGAGCAGGCTTGCGCAAGCGCTTTCGACAGCAGAATGTGGTCGATCCGCAACCCGGCGTTGCGGCGAAACGCCATCATCCGGTAGTCCCACCACGAGTAGATCTTTTCCGGCTGGTCGAACAGACGGAACGCATCGGCAAGACCGAGATCGATCAGCCGCACGAACTCGGCACGCTCTTCAGGCGACACCAGATTCTGGCCTTCCCATGCTTTCGGATCGTGCACGTCGCGATCTTCGGGCGCGATGTTGTAGTCGCCGAGTAATGCGAGTTTCGGAGACAACGCCATTTCGCTCGCGATCCAGTCGTGCAGCGCGGCCAGCCAGCGCAGCTTGTACGCGAATTTATCGGTGCCCGGCGCCTGGCCGTTCGGGAAGTACGCGGAGATGATGCGCACGCCTTCGACGGTCGCGGCGATCACACGTTGCTGCGGGTCTTCGAAGCCAGGAATATTGCGCACGACGCTGGTTTCGTCGACGTTCAGGCCTTCGCGCACCAGGATGCCGACGCCGTTATACGTCTTCTGGCCCGCGTACCAGCTCCGATAGCCTTTCGCCTTGAGCTCGGCGCGCGGGAATTTATCGTCGGTCAGCTTCAGTTCCTGTAGACACAGGACGTCGGTGTGACTGGTTTCGAGCCAGTCGATCACGTGCTGCTGGCGGACTTTGAGGGAATTGACGTTCCAGGTGGCGATTCGCATGTCGTTCGGTAAATTGTGTTCGCCAGGCGGCGAGAGGGTGCCGGTTAGCCGGCTTCAGCGCTGCAATCGCCGCTATCATGCACCGGTTTGCAAATTCAGGTCCAGCGCAGTGCAGCAAAACCGCTAATCCGGCGTCCCCGACAGCCCCAAAATATTTACGCGTCCGCCACTTGCCGCAGCGTATAGTGGGACCACACTCACGCGCATCGGGGAAGCATCATGGCCGAATTTTATCCAGCCCTTTATAAGGACTTCGAAGTGCATCCGTTGGTGTTTTCGCGGGAGTTCGACAAGTTCGACGGCCACAAGCGTTACGCCGAAGGTTACGACGTCGCGGTGCGTGTCTGCCGTCCGGGCGCAATCAGCGGTTCGAAGGCAAGCCGTGTGTTCCGGCTTGTGTTGCCGGCTACGTTCTCCGATTTCGGCGTCGCCAAACGCAGCGCAAGCCAGTACGGCGCGGATATCATCGACGGCAAAGTGGAAGGCGCAACAGTCTCCGATCTTTAAGCGCGCAGGCGCACTGTCTGTGTCGTTCGAAATAATTTCGCACGATTGTTTGACGCTTCGCGAACATCTCTATACAATCCGGTTTCTCTGACGCGGGGTGGAGCAGTCTGGCAGCTCGTCGGGCTCATAACCCGAAGGTCGTAGGTTCAAATCCTACCCCCGCAACCAAGCATTGTTGAAAGCCCGCTGGCGTAAGCCACGCGGGCTTTTTAACTTCTGGCATCGCTCACGTTGTCGTGTCGCTCACTCGGAATCGATCGCCCATTGCACCGCCGCTTGCGCATGCAACGCGGTCGTATCGAACACTGGCAGCGCCGAATCCTCCGGCTTGATCAGCAACGTGATTTCGGTGCAGCCGAGAATCACCGCCTGCGCGCCACGCGCGGCAAGCCCTTCGATCACACGTTGATACACCGCACGCGAGCCGCCATTCACGTTGCCGTGACATAGCTCGTCGTAAATGATGCGGTGCACGTCCGCGCGCTCGGCTTCATCGGGAATCAGCGTGTCGAGGCCATAGCGCTCGCGCAGGCGCCCCGTGTAAAACGTCTGCTCCATCGTATAGCGCGTGCCGAGCAAGCCCACTCGCTCGATGCCGGCGGCCCGCAGCGCCGTGCCGGTCGGATCGGCGATATGCAGAAACGGTACCTTGATCGCCTGTTCGATCGCTTCATACACGCGGTGCATCGTGTTGGTCGCCAGCATCACGAGATCGGCGCCGCCTCGTTCAAGGTGCCGCGCGGCATCGGCCATCTGTTCGCCGAGCGCGGCCCAGTTGCCGGCGCGCTGGTTCGCTTCGATCGACGCGAAGTCGACCGTCAGCATCAGGCTGCGTGCGTTGTGGTGGCCGCCAAGCCGCGCCTTCGCGTGGCGATTCATGAGCCGGTAATACTCGGTGGACGATTCCCAACTCATCCCGCCGATCACGCCGATCGTTTTCATCCGCTTGCTCCGCTGTTCGATGATGTGCGCCGTTGCGCGTCGAAGTCGAAGGCCGAGTATAGGCGGGCGGCAGGGTGCGCAGCCGGTACGGATTTGCAGCTGCGCGCCGGTACGGCGCCTTGATAAAACGCCGGCACGCGCATTCTGACGCCGATAGAATCGATATCAGTCAAAGAGGGTCGAAGAAGCTTAAAGGGAGCGATACATGGATCTGATCATCCGCCGCGCAATGCTGCCGCCTGGCGCCGCACTGCAGCAAAAGCAGCCGGTCGACATCGGCATCGAAGCGGACCGCATCGTCGCTGTCGAGTCGAATCTGGTAGCGGCCGCGCGCGAAGAAATCGACGCGGCCGGCTTGCTCGTCACGCCGCCGTTCGTCGATCCGCATTTCCACATGGACGCGACGCTGTCGTACGGACTGCCGCGCGTGAACGCGTCCGGTACGTTACTGGAAGGCATCGCGCTGTGGGGTGAGCTCAAACCGGACCTGACGCAGGAAGCACTGATCGAGCGCGCGTTGCAGTACTGCGACTGGGCAGTCGCGCGCGGTTTGCTGGCGATCCGCAGTCATGTGGATGTGTGCGATCCGCGTTTGCTCGCGGTCGAGGCGCTGGTCGAAGTGAAGCGCCGCGTCGCGCCGTATCTCGACTTGCAACTGGTCGCGTTTCCGCAAGATGGCCTCTTGCGCAGTGCCGGCGCATTCGAGAATCTCAAGCGTGCGATTGCGATGGGTGTCGACGTGGTCGGCGGGATTCCGCATTTCGAGCGCACGATGGCCGACGGCGCTCAGTCCGTGCGCCTGTTGTGTGAATACGCGGCGGAGCAAGGCTTGCGCGTCGACATGCATTGCGATGAGTCGGACGATCCGATGTCGCGCCATATCGAAACGCTCGCGGCCGAAACCCATCGGCTCGGTTTGCACGGGCGCGTGACCGGCTCGCATCTGACCTCGATGCATTCAATGGACAACTACTACGTCAGCAAGCTATTGCCGCTGATGCGCGAGTCGGGCGTCGCCGCGATCGCCAATCCGCTGATCAACATCACGTTGCAGGGCCGCAGCGACACGTATCCGAAACGGCGCGGCATGACGCGCGTGCCCGAGATGATGGCGGCCGGCATCAACGTCGCGTTCGGTCACGATTGCGTGATGGACCCGTGGTACAGCCTTGGCTCCGGCGACATGCTCGAAGTCGCGCACATGGGCTTGCACGTGGCGCAGATGACGGGTGTCGAGGGCATGCATGCGTGTTTCGATGCGGTCACGGTGAACGCCGCGCGCATTCTCGGCCTTGAAGGCTACGGCGTCGCGCCGGGCTGCGCGGCGAATCTCGTGCTGCTCGATGCACGCGATCCGGTCGAAGCGATTCGCTTGCGCGCCGCACGGCTCGCCGTGGTGAGTCGTGGCAAAGTGGTGAGCCGCGCGCCTGCTGCACGCGCGGCGCTGTCGCTCGAAGGGCGTCCGTCGCAGGTGGACTTCAAACTGCACCGCGGTTAGCCGCAGCGCCGAGCGCTCGACTCGAATAAAAAAAGCCGGTGCTTGCTCGCGCAAGTCACCGGCTTTTTTATCGGCGCTAACTAACAGACCAAACTCGAGACCAAACCCGAGACCCATCCCGCCGATATTTCAACTCATCAATGCGCCGCCGGCGTCATGCCGTTGTGCCGCAACAGCGCGTCGATGTTCGGCTCGCGGCCGCGGAACGCCTTGAACGATTCCATCGCCGGGCGGCTGCCGCCCACTTCCAGAATCTCCTTGCGATAACGCATGCCGGTTGCCGCATCGAGCACGCTGCCGCTGGCCGCTTGCGCCGCTTCTTCGAACGCGGCATACGCATCGGCGGACAAGACTTCGGCCCACTTGTAGCTGTAGTAGCCGGCCGCATAACCGCCCGCGAAAATATGGCTGAACGTATTCGGCCAACGCGAAAACTCGGCTTGCGGCACCACATGGAAGCGCTCGTTGATCTCGCGCGCCAGATCGGTGGCGTTCTTTGTACCTGAAGTATCGAAATCGACGTGCAGTTGCATGTCGAACATCGAGAACACGATCTGCCGCAGCGTGCCGAGACCGCTCTGGAAGTTCTTCGCCGCCAGCATCTTGTCGAACAGATCGCGCGGCAGCGGCCTGGCGGTTTCGACGTGTGACGTCATGTCGCTCAACACGTCCCACTCCCAGCAGAAGTTTTCCATGAATTGCGACGGCAACTCGACCGCGTCCCACTCGACGCCGTTGATGCCCGACACGCCCAGTTCGTCGACACGCGTGAGCATGTGATGCAGACCGTGGCCGAACTCGTGGAACAGTGTGATCACTTCGTCATGCGTGAAGCAGGCGGGCTTACCGCCAACCGGCGCCGAGAAGTTACAGGTCAGATACGCGACCGGCGATTGTACGCCGCCATGCGTGTGCTTGTGACGGCCGCGCGCATCGTCCATCCAGGCGCCGCCGCGTTTGCCTTCGCGTGCATACAGGTCGAGATAGAACTGCGCGACGAGGCCGCCGTCCTGATTCTCGACGCGGAAAAAGCGCACGTCCGGATGCCATACGGCCGCTTCGTCGCGACGGATGCGCACGCCGAACAGCGTCTCGGTCACCTTGAAGAGGCCCTTGAACACCGCGTCTTCCGGGAAGTATTGTTTGACTTCGTTCTCGGAGAACGAATAGCGCTTCTGACGCAGACGTTCGGCGGCGAACGTCATGTCCCACGGTTGCAGCTCGGTCATGCCCAGTTCGTTAGCCGCGAATTCGCGCAGTTCCTTCCAGTCCTGTTCGGCATGCGGACGCGCGCGCGTGGCGAGGTCTTCGAGGAAGGCCATCACTTGCGCGGGCGACTCGGCCATCTTCGGCGCGAGCGACACTTCGGCGAAGTTGTTGAAGCCGAGCATGTGCGCCTCTTCGGCGCGCAGCTTCAGCTGTTCGGCGAGGACCGCCGTGTTGTCCCATTCGGGTTTGCCGTTGCCGTATTGCGGGCCGAGTTCGGATGCGCGCGTCACATAGGCGCGGTACATCGCTTCGCGCATCGGACGATTTTCCGAGTACTGCATGACCGGAAAATACGAGGGGAAGTGCAGCGTGAATTTATAGCCGGTCTTGCCGTCGCGTCCGGCGGCTTCTTTCGCGGCTTCGATCACGTCTTCGGGCAGGCCGGCCAGTTCGGCCTCATTGCCGGCTCCGACGAGGTACGCGTAGGCGTTGGTCGCATCGAGCACGTGATCCGAAAACGCCTTCGACAAGGCTGCCTGGCGCTCCTGCAATTCGGCGAAATGCGGTTTCTGGTCTTCCGGCAATTCCGCGCCGGACAAACGGAAGTCGCGCAGCGCATTGCTAAGGATTTTCTTGCGCTCGCCGGTCAGCGATGCAAAATCGCCGCTCGCGTTGAGCGCCTTGTACTTCTCGTACAGCGCGAGATTTTGTCCGACGCTCGACCAGAATTCGGTCACGCGCGGCAGATTTTCGCCGTACACGGCACGCAGCTCCGGCGTATCGGCAACTGCGTTCAAATGGCCGACCACGCTCCAGGCGCGCGAGAGCGGCTCGGTGGCGCGCTCGACCGGCTCGACCACGTCGGCCCATGAGGCGGGCGTAATGGGCTGGGCGGCGCGTTCGACGGCGGCGCTCGCATCGGCAAGCAGCACGTCGAGGGCGGGCGTGACGTGTTCGGGGCGGATCTCGCCAAAGCGCGGCAGGTCGGAGAAATCGAGGAGCGGATTGTCGTGTGTCGAGGGGGTGGTGGACATAAGGCTTCCTGTCTGACGCGGGTGAACGGGTAATCTCGGTGAATCGACGCAGTGAATCGGCGGGCGCGCTGACAACCCAAGCACGCCCGATATAGCCATTATTGGGGCGGGGCGCGCCGATTCCAATCCGTCGACAGACAAATTATCAGATGTCGCGGCGCTGTGCGCGGGCGCGAGGTGTCGCGCGGGTGCTTGCGCGTCGCTTGGGTGTCGCGTGTGTGTCGTTTAGGCGTGCGGACTTGGCCGCTTCACTTTGTGCGAAAACGAACGGTGAAAATTGCTGCCGCGCCGCATTGTGGAGAGTCGCCGTCCGCCAGCAGCACTCTCTGCAAGAGGTATCGATGAATCCGCTTTCGCATGCTCTATCGCGCAACGGCAACAATTTCGACCTCGTGCGGCTGCTTGCCGCCGTCGCCGTGGTGTATGGCCATTCGTATCTGCTGCAAGCGCCCGACGGCACGACCGATTGGGTCCAGAACGCGCTCGGCTTCGACGGTTTCGGGGCGCTCGGCGTCTACGCGTTCTTTCTACTGAGCGGCATGCTGGTGACCGCCAGCTTCGAC is a window of Paraburkholderia sp. IMGN_8 DNA encoding:
- a CDS encoding aspartate/glutamate racemase family protein is translated as MKTIGVIGGMSWESSTEYYRLMNRHAKARLGGHHNARSLMLTVDFASIEANQRAGNWAALGEQMADAARHLERGGADLVMLATNTMHRVYEAIEQAIKVPFLHIADPTGTALRAAGIERVGLLGTRYTMEQTFYTGRLRERYGLDTLIPDEAERADVHRIIYDELCHGNVNGGSRAVYQRVIEGLAARGAQAVILGCTEITLLIKPEDSALPVFDTTALHAQAAVQWAIDSE
- a CDS encoding amidohydrolase family protein: MDLIIRRAMLPPGAALQQKQPVDIGIEADRIVAVESNLVAAAREEIDAAGLLVTPPFVDPHFHMDATLSYGLPRVNASGTLLEGIALWGELKPDLTQEALIERALQYCDWAVARGLLAIRSHVDVCDPRLLAVEALVEVKRRVAPYLDLQLVAFPQDGLLRSAGAFENLKRAIAMGVDVVGGIPHFERTMADGAQSVRLLCEYAAEQGLRVDMHCDESDDPMSRHIETLAAETHRLGLHGRVTGSHLTSMHSMDNYYVSKLLPLMRESGVAAIANPLINITLQGRSDTYPKRRGMTRVPEMMAAGINVAFGHDCVMDPWYSLGSGDMLEVAHMGLHVAQMTGVEGMHACFDAVTVNAARILGLEGYGVAPGCAANLVLLDARDPVEAIRLRAARLAVVSRGKVVSRAPAARAALSLEGRPSQVDFKLHRG
- a CDS encoding prolyl oligopeptidase family serine peptidase, with amino-acid sequence MPASPVPFSWPLSPDPFLSLEALDDPDALAWVEAQNARTRAAWCGSAAFDTLKQKLADAYLPRERPVIPDRWMDWAYDLWQDERNPKGIWRRTPWAAWRSGVPVWQNLLDFDALGAAEGMPWVCVELDILYPDGDRALITLSPGGSDALVVREFDIDAQRFVDDGFVIGKAGKHTASWIDRNTLYVGWDNGRKTLTRSGYPRDVRRWTRGSALAAAPVVFKGTFDDIGVEAHYDPVEQRHTVVSSVDFFDSHTYYLAAADAVDVWRQYDVPSHVAVGGWQGWLLLEPRFDWDCNGVRFSGGALLAIREAAFLRGEREMVPLFTPTPQTSACEWTHTRRHLIVSYLEDVQSRTVLWAPSQSADETWQWTQRLFPSRGDEQADVSPVEPTLNDEVFVDTDDYLQPPAYWLADLARDDLTDWELLDRWPTQFDAAPFAVTRGHAVSADGTRVPYTVIAPRAAQPHMQQHTRPCLLNGYGGFAIPLTPNYLAGPGIGWLERGGVYVVAHIRGGGEFGTQWHTAAQGEHRQRAFDDFIAVAEALIDSGVTSAAQLGIQGGSNGGLLVAACMVQRPELFGAVVCEVPLLDMSRYHLLHAGASWIDEYGDPDEPDEARVLAAYSPYHRVASDVAYPPVLFTTSTADDRVHPGHARKMAARMQALGADKVWYRENTEGGHGGSDELEQAGHDAMVFEFLWRCLSGPAA
- the xth gene encoding exodeoxyribonuclease III — protein: MRIATWNVNSLKVRQQHVIDWLETSHTDVLCLQELKLTDDKFPRAELKAKGYRSWYAGQKTYNGVGILVREGLNVDETSVVRNIPGFEDPQQRVIAATVEGVRIISAYFPNGQAPGTDKFAYKLRWLAALHDWIASEMALSPKLALLGDYNIAPEDRDVHDPKAWEGQNLVSPEERAEFVRLIDLGLADAFRLFDQPEKIYSWWDYRMMAFRRNAGLRIDHILLSKALAQACSLCEVDKTPRKWEQPSDHAPVVAQID
- a CDS encoding M3 family metallopeptidase translates to MSTTPSTHDNPLLDFSDLPRFGEIRPEHVTPALDVLLADASAAVERAAQPITPASWADVVEPVERATEPLSRAWSVVGHLNAVADTPELRAVYGENLPRVTEFWSSVGQNLALYEKYKALNASGDFASLTGERKKILSNALRDFRLSGAELPEDQKPHFAELQERQAALSKAFSDHVLDATNAYAYLVGAGNEAELAGLPEDVIEAAKEAAGRDGKTGYKFTLHFPSYFPVMQYSENRPMREAMYRAYVTRASELGPQYGNGKPEWDNTAVLAEQLKLRAEEAHMLGFNNFAEVSLAPKMAESPAQVMAFLEDLATRARPHAEQDWKELREFAANELGMTELQPWDMTFAAERLRQKRYSFSENEVKQYFPEDAVFKGLFKVTETLFGVRIRRDEAAVWHPDVRFFRVENQDGGLVAQFYLDLYAREGKRGGAWMDDARGRHKHTHGGVQSPVAYLTCNFSAPVGGKPACFTHDEVITLFHEFGHGLHHMLTRVDELGVSGINGVEWDAVELPSQFMENFCWEWDVLSDMTSHVETARPLPRDLFDKMLAAKNFQSGLGTLRQIVFSMFDMQLHVDFDTSGTKNATDLAREINERFHVVPQAEFSRWPNTFSHIFAGGYAAGYYSYKWAEVLSADAYAAFEEAAQAASGSVLDAATGMRYRKEILEVGGSRPAMESFKAFRGREPNIDALLRHNGMTPAAH